The Hydrogenobacter sp. genome segment AAGTGTAGCTGTATGCACTTCCCGATATGGGATATGCGGAGCTTAGCTCCGCATAAACTAAGGCACTTATACCTATAGCAACCGCACCCAGAAGAAAGGAAAGGACAATGCCCGGACCTGCATAAAGTGCAGCCGCCTGTCCTGTTATAACAAATATACCCGCACCTATTATAGCCCCTATGCCCAAGAAGGTCAGGTCAAGAAGACCAAGCTTTCTTGGAAACCTGCCTTCATCAACCGCATAACATTTCTTTCTGAAGACTTCCCTCCAAAACATGCCTTGAATATTATAATGCAGAGAAAATGTACCGAGCGAGTATAAATTTAAGTATATATGATAACGCAGGAAGTTATACAGTCAGCTCCCGAAAAGACGGGCGTTTACATATTTAAAAAATCCGATAAAGTTATATACATAGGGAAGGCTAAAAATATACGAGAAAGGCTACTCCAACACTACAGATTAAGTGAGAAAGATTCTAAAGAGAAAGCTATACTTATGGATTCTGAACAGATTGAGTGGATAATAACTAGAAACGAGTTTGAGGCTCTAACCTTAGAAGTTGACCTTATTCAATTGCACAAACCCAAGTATAATGTACTTCATAAATACGGTGGAGGCTATCCTCTCTTACTCTTGACAGATGATAGATTCCCAACTGTGAAGATAGTTAGAGGTTACGAAAAAGGTATGATCTTTGGACCCTTCTTCAGTACGGGTAAAGCCAGAAAGGTTAAAAAACTCATTCACAAGCTCTTCAAACTTAGAACCTGTGATCCTATTCCTGTAAGAAAAGAGCCTTGCATGGACTATCACTTGGGATTGTGTTCGGCTCCATGCTGTGGGTATGTGAACGCTGACGAATATGCACTTAACGTGAGATCGGCTATCAGTCTTCTCTCGGGCGATGTCTCTTCGGTGCTTCCGGATCTTTACGAAGCTATAGAAAGGTACTCTCTGGAGTTAAAGTTTGAAAAGTGCGCTCAAATAAGGGATCAGATCCATGCTCTTGAGAATCTCGCAAAAGGGCAACGGGTTTCTCAAATCTCTTTACACAACGCGGACATATTTTACTCAATGGGCAGACTCCTCGGTGTATTCCTTGTGAGATCCTCCAAACTTGTGGATAAACAGATCATTCTACTTGATACGGAAAGCCAAAGGGAGGAGGTGATTCTCGGCTTTTATTACTCAAACCCTCTACCTGAAAATCTCATCACAAACTTTGATCTTCCTGCCGAGGTCAAAGAGTGGCTTTCAAAGAGAGGTAAATTACGTTTAGGCACTATTACGGATAAAGAACTTGAAAGCATAATAAGGGAAAATATGGGTCATCACGTGGATATCAAGGTACTTGAACTTGAGTTTAAGGAAAGGCTCGGTATAAGCCTTCCTTATATAATAGAAGGTTTTGATGTTTCTCACTTTTACGGAGATTACATAGTAGCCTCATGTGTAGTTTGGGAAAGGGGATACATGAATAAGAAAAGGTACAGAAGATACAGAATAAAGAGTGTTAACAAGATAGATGACTACACATCTTTGATGGAGGTTCTGGAAAGAAGAGCCAAGAGGCTAAAAAGCGGTGAAGAGGTCATGCCAGATGCGTGGCTCATAGACGGAGGTTATGGTCAGATGGGGGTTGCTCTAAAAGTAAAGAGAAAGATGGCGCTTCCTATCAAGATCTTTGCACTTGCAAAGCGTGAAGAGATACTTCTGTGTGAAGATGGTAAAGAGATACATCTCAAAGAAAATCCTATACTCTATAGGGTTTTTGGTCTTATAAGGGATGAGGCTCATCGCTTTGCGTTAGCTTACAGCAGGAGATTGAAGTTAAAAGACACTACACAAGATATACTTAATCATATAAAGGGTATAGGTAAAGTCAAAAAACAGATCATATACAGAAACTTTGAAAATCTTTATGAACTCCTCACCGCTGAAGACGAGAAACTTAAGAAGCTCGGCATAAGT includes the following:
- the uvrC gene encoding excinuclease ABC subunit UvrC → MITQEVIQSAPEKTGVYIFKKSDKVIYIGKAKNIRERLLQHYRLSEKDSKEKAILMDSEQIEWIITRNEFEALTLEVDLIQLHKPKYNVLHKYGGGYPLLLLTDDRFPTVKIVRGYEKGMIFGPFFSTGKARKVKKLIHKLFKLRTCDPIPVRKEPCMDYHLGLCSAPCCGYVNADEYALNVRSAISLLSGDVSSVLPDLYEAIERYSLELKFEKCAQIRDQIHALENLAKGQRVSQISLHNADIFYSMGRLLGVFLVRSSKLVDKQIILLDTESQREEVILGFYYSNPLPENLITNFDLPAEVKEWLSKRGKLRLGTITDKELESIIRENMGHHVDIKVLELEFKERLGISLPYIIEGFDVSHFYGDYIVASCVVWERGYMNKKRYRRYRIKSVNKIDDYTSLMEVLERRAKRLKSGEEVMPDAWLIDGGYGQMGVALKVKRKMALPIKIFALAKREEILLCEDGKEIHLKENPILYRVFGLIRDEAHRFALAYSRRLKLKDTTQDILNHIKGIGKVKKQIIYRNFENLYELLTAEDEKLKKLGISPQIKQDVRKYLEGD
- a CDS encoding amino acid permease, producing MFWREVFRKKCYAVDEGRFPRKLGLLDLTFLGIGAIIGAGIFVITGQAAALYAGPGIVLSFLLGAVAIGISALVYAELSSAYPISGSAYSYTYATIGEIIAWLVGWNLLVEYGVATAAVATGWSGYLRTFLEQNFGFTLPHFLTGAYDPSKGTVVDLFA